Genomic window (Cellulosilyticum lentocellum DSM 5427):
GGGATGGTTAAAGCATACATAGAAATAAAAGATGATCATCTAGGTTATAAAGTAGAGGGAGAAACTGAAAGTATTACCAATAAACTAGAAGCTCATGGTGAAACATTAATGAATCTCTTAACACAAATTGGATATAACGTAGAATATACGGCTTATGCTACGGAAGTAGAACCTGATAACATGAGTGCAATACCTTTAAAAAGAGGTGATAGCAACTTTGAGGAAATGATATAGGGGAGGATGCTATGCAGCAGTCTAACATAAGTAAGAATGAGGAAAAGCAGGCTAAGGAAACTAGAAAAAAAGACGATATATTAGATGTAGTAAAGCAATTTATCAGCTATTTTGAAGAGACAGATAGGAGCGAAAATAATGATTACAGTATCTACCATAGCTAATGCTTCAAGGGGAGAATTACTTTGTATCACCTATGAAATACTGCTAGAAAATATAAAAGCAGCAGAGGGAAATACAGGGGAAGAACGAGAAAAGAAATTAAAAAAATCTATTGAGATTATACAAATGCTAGTTGGAGACCTTAATTTTGAATTCGACCTATCAAAAGAATTATTTAGAATTTATGTTTATGTACAAGGTTTATTAGTAAATGCAAAAACTGCGGAACCTATAGAAGAAGCATATAAGATTATAAGTAAGATTTATGAGGGTTTTAAGCAAGTGACACAAGAAGAAAAGCTATCCTCTCCATGTATAGATAATGCAGAAGTCGTGTATGCAGGGCTTACCTACAGTCCTAATGATTTAAATGAGTTAAGTATGAAACAGCCCAACAGGGGATTTAAAGCATAATTACATAAAAGGATGTGGAAAAATGAAAATTAATACCAATATGTCAGCTATTAGAACTTTAACAAGTTTGACAAAAGCAAATGGTAGTGCATCAAAAGCAATGGAAAGATTATCTTCTGGCCTAAGGATTAATAGTGCTGCAGATGATGCAGCAGGAATGGCTATTTCAAGAAAAATGAATACACAAGTTAAAGGATTGGATCAAGCAAATCGTAATGCTATGGATGGTATTTCGATGATTCAAACTGCTGAGGGTGCATTAGATGAAGTTCATAGTATGCTACAAAGAATGAGAGAACTATCGGTACAGGCATCTAATGGTACTTATGAAAATGCGGATAGGGAAACTATTGAACAAGAGATTAATCAGCTTATGCAAGAAATGGAAGCTATGAAGGAACGTACACAATTTAATAAGATGAATCTCTTAGATGGGAGTTACGAGAATTTTACATTACATATAGGTGCTAATAAGGATCAATGTATGAACATTGATGGGGAGGAGATTAGTATAGAGAATATACTCACTCCTTTGCAAGGGATTGATATTGTTACAAAAGCAGATGAGGCTATACAGAAAGTAGATGCTGCTATAGAAAAGACTTCTGCAATTAGAGGAAGATTAGGAGCTTATCAAAATAGATTAGAACACACGGTATCAAATATACAAGTTAGTGAAGAAAATATGACTGCATCTATGTCGCGCATACAAGATGCAGATATGGCAGAAGAGATGACAGACTACACACAATATAATGTTATTTCTCAAGCAGCGACAGCTATGTTAGCACAAGCTAATCAAAGACCACAACAAGTATTACAACTTCTTAACTCATAAAAATAAAAACCAGATTACACTTTAAAGTAATCTGGTTTTTATTTTTATGAGTGTGTATAAGGCTATAGGCGTTAGGTCATACTTAAATAAAGGAGGTGCCTAATGAATAAGGATAATAACAATAAAAAGATACAACATGAAGAAAAAAGGGTTATAGAAAAGGAGATTTGTGATGTGCAAAAAGAATTAGCAGCAACTTTAGAAGGATTTGAAAATGTAGTAGATCCAGATCTGGTAGATTATTATAGTTATTCCTATAAGGCCACAGAAGCCAAATATACTTACCTAATAAAAAAATTAAAAACGTTATACCGTAAATAGTCTAAATTAATAAAATAGGCATATTAATAAAATATACAAGCTTAGAAGCATACATGGAGGAAGTCAATGAATGGGGATTTAGTGATTTTTATATGTATAGGAATATGTATTGCTATTTTAGTATGGATACTATTTGGAAAACAGATTTTTAATATTATTATTAATGGAGTGGCAGGTTTTATCATTATTTATTGTATTAATGGATTATTACCGGCTTATGCTATAGGTATTAATCTGTTAACTATGGGCGTTGCAAGTCTACTTGGAATTCCAGGGATTATTACATTGTATATTATATCAATGATGATATAGGTGTGTTGATAATTTGTGGATAAGTTTAATAAATGTGGTGATAACACATGTAGAAAAATAATCTGAAAAGATGTTGATAATGTGGATAATATATTTTTTTAACTATAGAAGCTTGTAAATATAAGGAATAAAATATTGACAGTTATTCACAGATGTGTTAATATAAATGTGGATATAGGTGTGGAAAAAATATATCCAGTTGATTTGACGTAAGTATAACATATCAATCCCTTTATGCTCTATAGGCGACTATAGAGTTCTTTTTTTGCAAAATATAATTGAATTAAATAAAACATATTTCCAGATATAGGTATAAAAGCTGTAGCATGTGTATACACTATAACAACGAATGATAACGATTATACCTATGGAGGAGTATATGCATTTATTAGAACGTATTGAAGAATATGTACAAGATATTAAAAAAAACTCTTATATCTATGATATCCAAAAAGCAGGAATTGAGATTTTTTGTAAATACATTACCAATAGTGGTTTAGATATACGAGAAGAAGATTTAGATAGGCAGATGCTCAATAAGTTATTGCTCTATTGGTTACCTCGTAACAAAAAGTATTTGAGTGATGTAGAAGCTTATCAGATTATTTATACGATACATGATATATATTATTATATAAAGAAAAGGAATAAACAAGAGGAGGTAGAGACTCCTACTATTTTGGAAAGCTATGGACAAGAATATATGAGAGTATATAAGGCCAAAAATATGCTTTTGAAAATGACTAAAGACCCAGTTGTCTCGGTTAATCCTATTATTATTGCATTAGACAAATACAAAGAAAAGAAGAAAAAAAATAATTATACAGACATTGCTACTACGTATGAACAAGCCGTTTTTGAAGTTCAAGAATGCAAAGAAGGGGGACAAGTTATTTTAAATAAATTGGGACAAAGTAAACCATATAAACTGCTACTAGAGTATCCTACTTATAAATATTTACGAGTAGGAGATATACTACATGCTGTTATTAAACGTAAATTATTTTATGTTTATTGGGAGGTAGAAGAATTAAAATTTTATTATCTACCACAAGCACAGGAATTTCTAGTATTATGATGAACTACCTTTGGAGAATAACATAAAACATATAATTTTATTGAAATCTCTATATTAATATGCGTATAATAAAAACATATCAAGGGATATTTCTAAGGTTCATAAGGAGCTGGAAGCTTTATTATGGGCCTTAAAATAAGCTGTTTATACAAAAGAAAGGAAGTGCACTATGAAAATCACCTTATTACTTGCCCAGTGTACCCCAGAACCATTAATATATAGCTTAAACATCATACTGAAAGTTTTAAAGGAGTTAGATGTTGAAGTACATAAGATAGAGCTTAATAAATTACCCTACTTTGATGGGAAGAAAAACAAAGAAATAGAAAAGGTAATGCAGACTCTTGCTGAGAGTAAAGGTGTTATTGCTATGACTATGGTTCCTATGCTAAGTATGCATGGCGCAATGCAAAGTTTTTTTGATTCGGCCACATTATATGAAGATTACTATTTTAATAAACCACTATTGGCTGTTACCTATAGTGAATGGTTAGGGGAACAAGAAGCTGCGAATTTGATGCTAAGGTGTTGGAATATTCTGGGCGGCACAGATGGTGGAAAATTATTTTTTAATAAACAGACGGATATGACTCAGATGCAAGAGCGATTAGAACGAGAGGTAGAAGATTTTTATCGTTTAGTTAAACAGGAACGTATGAATGTTATATCGAGTGAGCGCTTCATTTTTTATGGGATGAAGAAAGGAAATTTAAGTCATCTTATTCAAGAAGAACCGTCGGTAACAACTGAAATAGAGAAAGAAAAACCAGTAGAAATAAGAAGCTTTGCAGATTTAATACGAGAAGAAGCTAATAAGAAACAGGTGAGCACAGAGATTGATACTGATGTGGAAAAAAGAGGTGAGTCAGAGCACATTATTAATTTATCTACAAAAGAGCAGACTATAAAAGAAATAGCTAATTTACTTCAAAGAGAAGTAGATGAAGAGGGATTTAAGGAATTTAACACAGGTATTTATACAAGACCTCCTCAATTTTTAGGGGCTAATGCTAATAGTAAACGCTTGCAACAGATTCCACACTATTTCATAGCGCAATTTGATAAAGAATTAGATTTAATATTAAGATACCATATAACAGACATAGAGGAAGAAGGCTATATTATTATTAAGGATGGGGACTGTTGGTTTAAAGAGGAAATAGACGGAAGTCCTACTGTTGAAATGATTTTAAGTGAGGAAGTGCTTCAGTCAATTTTGACTAAGAAGATTACTTATCAAAAAGCTTTTATGCTAGGGAAGTTAAAGGTAAAAGGCAATTTTGCTATTTTACCAAAACTAGATCAGGTGTTTAAGACTTTATAATCCTATGGGAAAGAGGTATATGTGATGAAAGAAGATTGTATTTTTTGTAAGATTATAAAAGGAGATATTCCATCCTTTACAATTTATGAGGATAAGTTGTTTAAAGTGATTTTGGATCGTTTTCCAGCAGCACCGGGACATGCACTCATTATACCTAAGGAGCATTATAAAGATATATTTGAGTTGCCAGAAGAAGTAGCTCAGGCACTTTATCCTTTAGCTAAAGAGATGGCTACTAGAATCAAGCTAGCTGTGGATGCAGAAGGTATGAATATCGTTCAAAACAATGGTGAGGTAGCAGGACAAAGTGTATATCACTTCCATCTACATCTAGTGCCTAGGAAGGCAGGGGATGGTATTACTTTAAACAAGAGTGCTAATAGTGCAACAACTTTAGAAGAATTAGAAGCAGTTTTAAAATGCATTCAAGCAGTTAAATAACTAAGTGGCTTAGTTTGAGGATGCCAATAAATAATGTTAATGTGAGCTTGAGTTAAAATAAGCAAAAAGGAGGGAATCCACTATGTAATGGATTCCCTCCTTTTTATGCTTCATTTTGAAAATAGACATTGTACCAAGTTAAAAACATAAATACAGTCCAAATTTTACGGCTATTATCAGCTTTACCAGCTCTATGGCCTTCTAATAAGGCCGCTAATTCGTTGGTGTTAAAGTACTTATTTGCTACTTCAGAAGTAAAGGCTTCTTTTACAATA
Coding sequences:
- a CDS encoding SCP2 sterol-binding domain-containing protein, with product MKITLLLAQCTPEPLIYSLNIILKVLKELDVEVHKIELNKLPYFDGKKNKEIEKVMQTLAESKGVIAMTMVPMLSMHGAMQSFFDSATLYEDYYFNKPLLAVTYSEWLGEQEAANLMLRCWNILGGTDGGKLFFNKQTDMTQMQERLEREVEDFYRLVKQERMNVISSERFIFYGMKKGNLSHLIQEEPSVTTEIEKEKPVEIRSFADLIREEANKKQVSTEIDTDVEKRGESEHIINLSTKEQTIKEIANLLQREVDEEGFKEFNTGIYTRPPQFLGANANSKRLQQIPHYFIAQFDKELDLILRYHITDIEEEGYIIIKDGDCWFKEEIDGSPTVEMILSEEVLQSILTKKITYQKAFMLGKLKVKGNFAILPKLDQVFKTL
- a CDS encoding HIT family protein — encoded protein: MKEDCIFCKIIKGDIPSFTIYEDKLFKVILDRFPAAPGHALIIPKEHYKDIFELPEEVAQALYPLAKEMATRIKLAVDAEGMNIVQNNGEVAGQSVYHFHLHLVPRKAGDGITLNKSANSATTLEELEAVLKCIQAVK
- a CDS encoding flagellar protein FliS translates to MITVSTIANASRGELLCITYEILLENIKAAEGNTGEEREKKLKKSIEIIQMLVGDLNFEFDLSKELFRIYVYVQGLLVNAKTAEPIEEAYKIISKIYEGFKQVTQEEKLSSPCIDNAEVVYAGLTYSPNDLNELSMKQPNRGFKA
- a CDS encoding flagellin N-terminal helical domain-containing protein, with translation MKINTNMSAIRTLTSLTKANGSASKAMERLSSGLRINSAADDAAGMAISRKMNTQVKGLDQANRNAMDGISMIQTAEGALDEVHSMLQRMRELSVQASNGTYENADRETIEQEINQLMQEMEAMKERTQFNKMNLLDGSYENFTLHIGANKDQCMNIDGEEISIENILTPLQGIDIVTKADEAIQKVDAAIEKTSAIRGRLGAYQNRLEHTVSNIQVSEENMTASMSRIQDADMAEEMTDYTQYNVISQAATAMLAQANQRPQQVLQLLNS
- a CDS encoding DUF2508 family protein codes for the protein MNKDNNNKKIQHEEKRVIEKEICDVQKELAATLEGFENVVDPDLVDYYSYSYKATEAKYTYLIKKLKTLYRK
- a CDS encoding pro-sigmaK processing inhibitor BofA family protein — encoded protein: MNGDLVIFICIGICIAILVWILFGKQIFNIIINGVAGFIIIYCINGLLPAYAIGINLLTMGVASLLGIPGIITLYIISMMI